A stretch of Methanosphaerula palustris E1-9c DNA encodes these proteins:
- a CDS encoding phosphoglycerol geranylgeranyltransferase — MQNRWKDWVHVTKLDPDKSLPPAVIDEIATSGTDALMLSGTLNVTIENLGHLFKQVAQYGLPLVVEPAGPEAVLCEGIDLLFVPSVMNSNSVQWIVGKHQQWAQQSSIRWDKVIPEAYIVLNSSSSVGKVTGADCGLTPAEAAAYASVADHYFRFPIVYVEYSGMYGDPKMVRSIAEVVDRAILYYGGGISSADKAAEMGRWADTIVVGNAVYDLGPDVLRATVKAVQ; from the coding sequence ATGCAGAATCGATGGAAAGACTGGGTCCATGTGACCAAACTGGACCCTGACAAGTCCCTTCCCCCGGCGGTGATCGACGAGATCGCGACCAGCGGGACCGATGCGCTGATGCTATCGGGGACACTGAATGTGACGATAGAGAATCTCGGCCATCTCTTCAAACAGGTGGCCCAGTACGGCCTTCCGCTGGTCGTGGAGCCGGCGGGGCCTGAAGCGGTTCTCTGCGAAGGGATCGACCTGCTCTTCGTGCCGAGTGTGATGAACTCAAACAGTGTCCAGTGGATCGTTGGAAAACACCAGCAGTGGGCTCAACAAAGTTCGATCCGCTGGGATAAGGTCATACCTGAAGCGTATATCGTCCTGAATTCGTCCTCCTCGGTCGGAAAGGTGACCGGTGCCGACTGTGGACTGACTCCTGCAGAGGCGGCAGCGTACGCGTCGGTCGCCGACCATTACTTCCGCTTCCCGATTGTGTACGTCGAGTACAGCGGCATGTACGGCGACCCGAAGATGGTGAGGTCGATCGCCGAGGTCGTCGACCGCGCGATCCTGTATTATGGCGGCGGGATCTCGTCGGCAGATAAGGCCGCTGAGATGGGCAGATGGGCCGACACGATCGTGGTTGGAAATGCGGTCTATGACCTCGGTCCCGACGTGCTCCGGGCGACCGTCAAGGCAGTTCAGTAA
- a CDS encoding RNA methyltransferase, whose product MPEVQIVLVEPLYEGNVGSVARVMKNFGFSRLVLINPCPLGNEARARASHAQDLLDSARVCSLEEVYAESALTIATTGELSKTICNPMRMPYYEPSEIRSMIAEIDGTISILFGRENWGLNNGEVAASDLICTIPTSPEYPILNLSHAVGLVCYELAHLPRGIYLLADRFEMTCLYDHISSFLDQIDHPPYKREVTMLTIRRLLARTQMTPREVSTLHGLLRRTEWYLNGGQQVFSEEAPADFTDPGTE is encoded by the coding sequence ATGCCAGAGGTACAGATCGTTCTGGTCGAGCCCCTGTATGAGGGGAATGTCGGTTCGGTCGCCAGGGTCATGAAGAACTTCGGGTTCTCGCGGCTGGTGCTGATCAACCCGTGCCCGCTCGGCAACGAGGCGAGGGCGAGGGCTTCCCATGCACAGGACCTGCTGGATTCGGCCAGGGTCTGTTCCCTTGAGGAGGTGTACGCAGAGAGTGCGCTCACCATCGCGACCACCGGAGAGTTGAGCAAGACCATCTGCAACCCGATGCGGATGCCGTACTATGAACCATCCGAGATCAGGTCAATGATCGCAGAGATCGACGGGACGATCTCGATCCTCTTCGGTCGCGAGAACTGGGGGCTGAACAACGGTGAGGTGGCGGCCAGCGACCTGATCTGCACCATCCCGACCTCGCCGGAGTACCCGATTCTGAACCTATCGCATGCGGTGGGGCTCGTCTGTTATGAACTCGCGCATCTCCCGCGCGGCATTTACCTGCTGGCGGATCGGTTCGAGATGACCTGCCTGTACGATCACATCTCGTCGTTCCTCGATCAGATCGATCATCCTCCCTATAAGCGCGAGGTGACGATGCTGACGATCCGGCGGCTGCTGGCCAGGACACAGATGACCCCCCGCGAGGTCTCGACCCTGCACGGGCTTCTTCGTAGGACCGAATGGTACCTGAACGGGGGCCAGCAGGTTTTTTCTGAAGAGGCACCGGCGGACTTCACCGACCCGGGAACAGAATAA
- the dcd gene encoding dCTP deaminase — translation MILVDWQIMDRISRGQIKVEPFEPGLIQPNSLDIRLGDHFVWYVPGDRVIDPYDKESVTAEVEEMNANEVILYPGQFMLAETKEVLSLPDNVVASIEGKSSIARLGIELHQTGGWIDAGFIGSITLEMCNVNQRPVKMYAGMPIGQLVFYTTERAEQPYNLKQDAKYQGQRQATLSRYHENQRFIQ, via the coding sequence ATGATTCTCGTCGACTGGCAGATTATGGACCGGATCAGCCGCGGGCAGATCAAGGTCGAACCGTTTGAACCCGGCCTTATCCAGCCGAATTCGCTCGATATCAGGCTTGGCGATCACTTTGTCTGGTATGTTCCGGGCGACCGCGTCATCGATCCGTATGATAAAGAGAGCGTGACCGCTGAGGTGGAGGAGATGAACGCGAACGAGGTGATCCTCTATCCGGGTCAGTTCATGCTCGCCGAGACCAAGGAGGTGCTCTCCCTCCCCGACAATGTCGTCGCAAGTATCGAAGGAAAGAGCAGCATCGCCCGGCTCGGGATTGAACTTCACCAGACCGGCGGCTGGATCGATGCAGGGTTCATCGGTTCGATCACCCTGGAGATGTGCAATGTCAATCAGCGGCCGGTGAAGATGTATGCCGGGATGCCGATCGGGCAGCTGGTCTTCTATACCACAGAGCGGGCAGAGCAGCCGTATAACCTGAAGCAGGATGCGAAGTACCAGGGGCAGCGACAGGCCACCCTCTCGCGGTACCATGAAAACCAGCGGTTCATTCAGTGA
- a CDS encoding threonine--tRNA ligase, with the protein MRLLLIHSDYIEYEAQKKTKMAEADPVPKDGMTEALTVFTAVEAVDEEDIDDVVAQSVAEIEKTATQLAVKNLLIYPYAHLSSDLSSPEAAVAALSAIERRLNETGRYEVKRAPFGWYKKFKLSCKGHPLSELSKTIVPGAGAAVKEKKEVTHEFFVMTPDGERHETGEFLEGRFGALVKKEIGIAEPVGGEPIHVDLMRSKELVDYEPASDVGNLRWLPRGKIVRDLLADYVLHMVLEYGGSPVETPVMYDLGDKAIYEHADKFGERQYRFKSGNRNMMLRFAACFGMFSIMRDMHISPNTLPIKMYELSTYSFRHEQRGEVIGLKRLRAFTMPDMHSLCLDMEGALHCFEEQLRLGWKSGEDFETELVGVFRCTRGFYEKYENWVKSIVAESRVPMLIEILSDRVHYWIAKVDLAAIDGQGRPIENPTVQIDVESSTRFDIKYHLDGEVVHPPILHCSPTGSIERVICALLENTANQSVPQLPAWLAPTQVRLIPVAERHTSFADELCTRLNKAQIRTDLDDREESVGKKVREAGMDWVPYVIVIGDAEMETGKLTVTIRKLSEPRVPHKEQLDVEELITLVRTSTDGMPFRPLYTTRNLSKKPRYI; encoded by the coding sequence ATGCGACTTCTCCTGATACATTCTGATTATATCGAATACGAGGCGCAGAAGAAGACCAAGATGGCAGAGGCCGACCCGGTTCCTAAGGACGGGATGACCGAGGCCCTGACTGTCTTCACTGCTGTCGAGGCGGTGGACGAGGAGGATATCGATGACGTGGTGGCACAGTCGGTGGCAGAGATCGAGAAGACTGCAACCCAGCTTGCGGTGAAGAATCTGCTGATCTATCCGTATGCTCATCTCTCTTCAGATCTCTCATCCCCGGAGGCGGCGGTGGCCGCGCTCAGCGCGATCGAGAGGAGACTGAATGAGACCGGTCGATATGAGGTGAAGAGGGCTCCATTCGGCTGGTACAAGAAGTTCAAACTCTCATGCAAGGGGCACCCGCTCTCCGAGCTCTCCAAGACGATCGTTCCGGGCGCCGGGGCTGCGGTCAAGGAGAAGAAGGAGGTCACCCACGAGTTCTTTGTGATGACCCCCGACGGCGAACGCCACGAGACCGGCGAGTTCCTCGAAGGCAGATTCGGTGCGCTGGTGAAGAAGGAGATCGGAATCGCCGAGCCTGTCGGCGGCGAACCGATCCATGTCGACCTGATGCGGTCAAAGGAACTGGTCGACTATGAGCCGGCCAGCGATGTCGGAAACCTCCGCTGGTTGCCCCGCGGGAAGATCGTCCGGGACCTGCTGGCAGATTATGTGCTGCATATGGTCCTCGAGTATGGTGGTTCTCCGGTGGAGACGCCGGTGATGTACGATCTCGGCGACAAGGCGATCTATGAGCATGCCGACAAGTTCGGGGAACGGCAGTACCGGTTCAAGAGCGGAAACCGGAACATGATGCTCCGGTTTGCAGCCTGTTTCGGGATGTTCTCGATCATGCGGGACATGCACATCTCCCCGAACACCCTTCCGATCAAGATGTACGAACTCTCCACCTACTCGTTCCGGCATGAACAGCGTGGCGAGGTGATCGGACTCAAACGGCTCCGTGCGTTTACGATGCCCGACATGCACAGCCTCTGCCTCGATATGGAGGGGGCGCTGCATTGCTTTGAGGAGCAGCTCCGGCTCGGCTGGAAGTCGGGAGAGGACTTCGAGACAGAACTGGTCGGGGTCTTCCGGTGTACCAGGGGGTTCTATGAGAAGTATGAAAACTGGGTGAAGAGTATCGTCGCCGAGTCACGGGTGCCGATGTTGATCGAGATCCTCAGCGACCGGGTCCATTACTGGATCGCCAAGGTCGACCTGGCTGCGATCGACGGGCAGGGACGGCCGATCGAGAACCCGACGGTTCAGATCGATGTCGAGTCCTCGACCCGGTTCGACATCAAGTATCACCTGGATGGAGAGGTCGTCCACCCTCCAATCCTCCACTGTTCGCCGACCGGTTCGATCGAGCGGGTGATTTGCGCCCTCCTTGAGAACACCGCCAACCAGTCGGTCCCTCAGCTTCCGGCCTGGCTTGCACCGACGCAGGTACGGCTGATCCCGGTTGCCGAGCGGCACACGTCATTCGCTGACGAACTCTGCACTCGTCTGAACAAGGCACAGATCCGGACAGACCTTGACGACCGCGAAGAGAGCGTCGGCAAGAAGGTCCGGGAGGCCGGCATGGACTGGGTCCCCTATGTGATCGTGATCGGGGATGCTGAGATGGAGACGGGAAAACTGACGGTCACCATCCGGAAGCTCTCTGAGCCGAGGGTTCCGCACAAGGAACAGCTGGACGTTGAGGAACTGATCACGCTGGTCAGGACCAGCACCGATGGGATGCCGTTCCGCCCGCTCTATACGACGCGCAACCTCTCCAAGAAGCCCCGGTATATCTGA
- a CDS encoding cobalamin B12-binding domain-containing protein, producing MRDPSVNLLVEYLIEGDRKRSLSEAKRLLDAHVEREKIIIDGVEMAMKRLETKCTIEQFNLLEIMIAGRAAMEVVNYLYPPDSPRHNTEGTVVIGTPEGDVHDLGKNILKMVLTAEGYQVVDCGKDCPLDLMADAVKREGALAICISGLITPMIPLVRQMKTKLAERGMMNVKVIAGGAALRQATAKSLNVDFVADTAFDVSGYLKETAGENDEQH from the coding sequence ATGCGTGATCCGTCTGTGAATCTTCTTGTTGAATACCTGATTGAAGGAGACAGGAAGAGAAGTCTCAGTGAAGCAAAAAGACTCCTTGATGCCCATGTAGAACGGGAAAAAATCATCATAGACGGGGTAGAAATGGCGATGAAGCGGCTGGAGACCAAGTGTACCATCGAACAGTTCAATCTGCTTGAGATTATGATCGCCGGTCGCGCTGCCATGGAGGTGGTAAATTACCTGTACCCACCGGACAGTCCCCGGCACAATACAGAGGGAACAGTCGTCATCGGGACCCCGGAAGGTGATGTACATGACCTTGGGAAAAATATCCTCAAAATGGTTTTGACCGCAGAGGGATACCAGGTTGTCGATTGTGGCAAAGATTGTCCTCTCGATCTGATGGCTGATGCCGTTAAGCGAGAGGGCGCTCTTGCGATCTGTATAAGCGGCCTGATAACCCCTATGATTCCGCTTGTGAGGCAGATGAAAACCAAACTGGCCGAGCGGGGAATGATGAATGTCAAAGTTATTGCGGGGGGTGCAGCGTTACGGCAAGCCACTGCAAAAAGTTTAAATGTCGATTTTGTCGCCGATACGGCCTTCGATGTATCGGGGTATCTCAAAGAGACGGCTGGGGAGAATGATGAACAGCATTGA
- a CDS encoding uroporphyrinogen decarboxylase family protein, translating into MMNSIERIVSTLNFEKPDRVPVIAQVFGHAATVAGMNLGEYIRDGELLARGQIRALDRYGYDAVFALMDTSVETEAAGSVLTYFKNKYPIVKSYALSQDTDPDNLSVPDPHQAGRMPALLNAAGILREEIGDEVLVVGCVLGPLTLATQLLGIEQALYLAIDDPEQFGRVLDFATDVVIRFGTAQIEAGVHLPVVFDPSASPAVIPPMFFYEFEVPRLTRLFSSLKEHGAVANWLHIAGSVGSILPFYPEAGVDIANFDYSVNPLDAQEALPRTVLDGNIRPWSFVEAPPEEITRESSRLMDRFAHRGGFILSSGCEIPLESRQENVMALVMAARTRG; encoded by the coding sequence ATGATGAACAGCATTGAACGCATCGTGTCAACGCTGAATTTTGAAAAACCAGACCGGGTGCCGGTGATCGCACAGGTCTTCGGTCATGCGGCAACAGTAGCCGGCATGAATCTTGGTGAGTATATCAGGGATGGCGAACTGCTTGCACGGGGTCAGATCAGGGCCCTGGATCGGTACGGCTATGATGCAGTCTTTGCCCTGATGGACACGTCCGTGGAGACCGAAGCAGCTGGATCTGTCCTGACTTATTTTAAAAATAAATATCCTATCGTCAAATCGTATGCTCTCTCGCAGGACACTGATCCGGACAACCTATCAGTACCGGATCCGCACCAGGCCGGGCGTATGCCGGCTCTCTTAAACGCCGCAGGGATCCTGCGGGAGGAGATCGGTGACGAGGTGCTGGTTGTCGGCTGTGTGCTGGGGCCTCTAACCCTGGCAACCCAGCTGCTCGGTATTGAACAGGCTCTCTATCTGGCAATCGATGATCCTGAACAGTTTGGCCGTGTGCTGGATTTCGCGACAGACGTCGTTATCCGATTTGGTACAGCGCAGATCGAAGCGGGAGTGCATCTACCAGTGGTTTTTGATCCATCAGCTTCACCAGCTGTGATCCCCCCCATGTTCTTTTACGAGTTTGAGGTGCCACGGCTTACACGGTTATTCTCATCCTTAAAAGAACATGGCGCGGTAGCAAACTGGCTGCATATCGCCGGGTCTGTCGGCTCTATCCTTCCGTTTTACCCGGAAGCCGGCGTTGATATTGCAAATTTCGATTACTCTGTCAACCCGCTGGATGCTCAGGAAGCACTTCCCAGAACCGTTCTTGATGGTAACATCAGGCCATGGTCCTTTGTGGAGGCACCACCTGAAGAGATCACACGTGAATCGTCCCGACTCATGGACAGGTTCGCGCACCGTGGGGGTTTTATCCTGTCGTCAGGGTGTGAGATTCCCCTGGAGTCCCGACAGGAGAATGTGATGGCCCTGGTCATGGCTGCCCGCACGAGGGGCTAG
- a CDS encoding ASKHA domain-containing protein: MAVDLGTTHINISLYNLVAGKRLAGRVGQNPQMDSGSDIMTRLVVASGSIEQANRLSRQVREAIGEALQDIASRDGINLLQVVRFSLVGNTAMLALLSGRNYDLLITPGHWAGDIECLPQDPGAWAAEWEIDPDAAIEILPPLAGFVGSDLLAGVLATHLTDSREKSLFIDFGTNSEMGVWDGEVLWVTSAAGGPAFESNGFTCGMPAEPGAVYRVRFRDETLSLSIIAGDDLRGLCGSGIIDLIAGLVERGIVTEKGQFAPEYSDEGFVVSKHDPRIVLKKSDVDLFQRAKAAIGTGIQVLLEKGGMDPSDIEHIYIGGIFGHFLDIKNAQKIGLLPMIAPDRIHLCGNTALKGCEMALLSSQAVDKLKHIRRIARFINLSECRNFDDIYLENLYLQPFWGMNHD, from the coding sequence GTGGCAGTGGACCTCGGCACCACGCACATCAACATCTCACTCTATAACCTTGTAGCAGGCAAACGGTTGGCAGGACGAGTTGGCCAAAATCCGCAGATGGATTCCGGTTCTGATATAATGACACGTCTCGTTGTCGCGTCCGGGTCGATCGAACAGGCTAACAGGTTGAGCAGGCAGGTAAGAGAGGCAATTGGTGAAGCACTGCAGGATATTGCATCCCGCGATGGAATCAATCTTTTACAGGTGGTCCGGTTTTCCCTCGTAGGAAATACAGCCATGCTGGCGTTACTCTCCGGACGAAATTATGATCTCCTCATTACGCCCGGCCACTGGGCAGGAGATATTGAGTGCTTGCCACAAGATCCCGGGGCCTGGGCGGCCGAATGGGAGATTGACCCTGATGCAGCGATAGAGATCCTGCCACCACTTGCCGGTTTTGTGGGTTCTGATCTGCTGGCAGGCGTGCTTGCAACGCACCTGACCGACAGCAGAGAGAAGAGCCTCTTCATTGATTTCGGTACCAATTCTGAAATGGGTGTTTGGGATGGAGAGGTGCTGTGGGTTACATCGGCTGCCGGAGGACCTGCATTTGAGAGCAATGGTTTTACGTGCGGGATGCCGGCTGAACCCGGGGCGGTCTACCGGGTACGCTTCAGGGATGAAACACTGTCTCTCTCTATTATTGCCGGGGATGATCTCCGGGGGCTGTGCGGTTCGGGAATCATCGATCTCATAGCAGGTCTTGTTGAACGGGGGATAGTAACAGAAAAAGGTCAGTTTGCACCTGAATATTCAGATGAGGGGTTTGTTGTTTCAAAACATGATCCACGGATCGTCCTGAAAAAATCAGATGTCGATCTATTTCAGCGTGCCAAGGCCGCAATAGGGACCGGTATCCAGGTTCTGCTGGAAAAAGGAGGTATGGATCCTTCAGATATAGAGCACATTTATATCGGCGGAATTTTTGGTCACTTTCTGGATATAAAAAATGCTCAGAAGATCGGGCTGTTGCCCATGATAGCTCCCGATAGGATCCATCTATGCGGAAACACCGCATTGAAAGGATGCGAGATGGCTCTCCTTTCATCTCAGGCTGTCGACAAACTGAAACATATACGCAGAATCGCACGTTTTATCAACCTTTCAGAGTGTCGTAATTTTGATGATATCTATTTAGAGAATCTCTACCTCCAGCCATTTTGGGGGATGAACCATGACTAA
- a CDS encoding PAS domain S-box protein, protein MLIGHRTSDPIPKELLNIYLAVAGLVTNALAGAYKGFKNIKARKRAEESLEYERKQLLSLFNSIDEIIYVSDLYTYEVLYMNDAFLRLLKKDAVGGLCYQELQGLDHPCEFCTNEILLKNRDKPYRWEYHNPFINRDFEIVDRVITWPDGRDVRFEFAKDITERKVAEDALLVKNQIFETTVEGVSLIRTCDEVIVYTNSKFEKMFGYEKGELIGNHVSVVNAPNDEMSPRSSAEEIMKALDEMGKWRGEVKNIRKDDTIVWCSVVVSTFEHPDFGSVWISAHTDITERKQAEEAVQTAVKLNQLIDTMSVSECMSFTLDEAERLTSSRIGFFHFVDPDEQMLHLVTWSTETRKHCSIPEEHEQNYPVSKAGVWVDCLRERKPVIHNDYISLPHKKGLSKAHIPVTRELVVPIFDEDTIVAIIGVGNKTTDYDEMDIDVLTLLASNVWTLIQRKRAEEALKESEQKFREIFNNVNDGIELYEFRSDDLPGNYLEVNDVTCRMLQYSREELLHHSPLDFITDSHKSSLSDIRKELVTLGLSQFETEYRRRDGTIVPVEINAHIVVLHEKNMLLSVVRDITERKKIEEEERLTRERFEMLLKVSEMQDASETDLSEYVMEVACRMTGSTFAFIGIMTSDESVMDLISWSRSTMLDCKVAVSPIHFPVQRAGIWADAIRTHKPKIVNHYSAPHPGKKGLPVGHVRITRFLSLPILVNGKVVLVVAVANKLSDYDEADVTRLTLMMQGVWGNLQKRRSDEALKMSEEKFRDIFNNTSDAMHLHLIGDAGSPGRFTDINDVACRMIGYTREEMLAKTPLEIAVDYYNPSLEKNIEEQRTIESARFETEYRTKDGMLIPVEVNTHVVTILGKKLMLGTARDISERKRVEEALQLVNKKLNLLSSITRHDINNQIFALKAFLELSKESLDDFTMTSECLCKAERAANAIERQIAFTKEYQDLGVHAPVWQSVDASITKALTVLPMRDVRIASEVNDLEVFADPLFEKVFYNLIDNALKYGGQRMTVIRVSSQKSKRGLVISVENDGVGISAEDKKRLFERGFGHNTGLGLFLSREILAITGITITEAGESGQCARFEMIVPKGGYRFVSEA, encoded by the coding sequence ATGCTGATAGGCCACCGGACATCCGATCCCATTCCAAAAGAATTGCTCAATATCTATCTTGCAGTTGCAGGCCTCGTGACCAATGCACTTGCCGGTGCCTACAAGGGATTTAAAAATATCAAAGCGAGAAAACGTGCGGAGGAGAGTCTGGAGTATGAGAGAAAGCAACTGCTTTCGCTTTTTAACAGTATTGATGAGATCATCTATGTCTCCGACCTGTATACCTATGAAGTACTGTACATGAACGATGCATTCCTGCGATTACTCAAAAAGGATGCAGTTGGTGGACTCTGTTATCAGGAACTTCAGGGACTGGATCATCCCTGTGAATTCTGCACAAATGAGATCCTTTTAAAAAACAGGGATAAACCCTATCGGTGGGAATACCATAACCCCTTCATCAATAGGGATTTTGAGATCGTCGATCGGGTTATTACCTGGCCGGATGGGCGGGATGTACGATTTGAATTTGCCAAGGATATCACCGAGCGGAAAGTGGCGGAGGACGCACTCCTTGTTAAGAACCAGATCTTCGAGACCACTGTAGAAGGTGTATCTCTGATCCGGACCTGCGACGAGGTGATCGTTTATACCAATTCAAAATTTGAAAAGATGTTTGGTTATGAAAAAGGAGAGTTAATCGGGAACCATGTATCAGTGGTCAATGCTCCTAACGATGAAATGAGTCCCAGGAGTTCTGCAGAAGAGATCATGAAAGCCCTCGATGAAATGGGTAAATGGAGAGGGGAAGTAAAAAACATCAGAAAAGATGACACCATAGTCTGGTGTTCTGTCGTCGTCTCCACGTTTGAACATCCTGATTTTGGAAGTGTCTGGATTTCTGCTCATACTGACATCACCGAGCGTAAGCAGGCTGAAGAGGCTGTTCAGACTGCTGTAAAATTAAACCAGTTGATCGATACGATGTCGGTCAGTGAATGCATGAGTTTTACTCTCGATGAAGCAGAACGACTGACCTCAAGCAGGATCGGCTTTTTTCATTTCGTCGATCCGGATGAACAGATGCTCCACCTGGTCACCTGGTCGACAGAAACCCGAAAACACTGCTCTATCCCTGAGGAACACGAGCAGAACTATCCGGTTTCCAAAGCCGGCGTCTGGGTAGATTGTCTCCGTGAGCGTAAACCGGTTATCCACAATGATTACATCAGCCTCCCCCACAAAAAAGGCCTGTCTAAAGCCCATATTCCCGTGACCCGGGAACTGGTTGTTCCGATTTTCGATGAGGATACCATTGTCGCAATCATCGGTGTGGGCAACAAAACGACAGATTATGATGAGATGGACATCGACGTGCTGACCCTTCTTGCAAGCAACGTATGGACGTTGATCCAGCGCAAGCGGGCGGAAGAGGCCCTCAAAGAGAGCGAGCAGAAATTCCGCGAGATCTTCAATAATGTCAATGATGGAATTGAACTTTACGAGTTCAGGAGTGACGATCTTCCCGGGAACTACCTGGAAGTGAACGACGTCACCTGCCGGATGCTCCAGTATTCCCGGGAAGAACTCCTTCATCATAGCCCACTCGATTTTATTACAGATTCACACAAATCCTCTTTGAGCGATATCAGGAAAGAATTAGTCACCCTCGGACTTTCACAGTTTGAAACGGAATATCGGAGAAGAGACGGAACGATAGTTCCCGTTGAAATAAACGCTCATATCGTTGTCCTCCACGAAAAAAATATGCTCCTCTCCGTTGTCCGGGATATCACCGAACGGAAGAAAATCGAGGAAGAAGAACGGTTGACACGCGAGCGGTTCGAGATGCTATTGAAGGTTTCCGAGATGCAGGATGCCAGCGAAACGGACTTATCCGAATATGTCATGGAAGTTGCCTGCCGAATGACTGGCAGCACGTTCGCATTCATTGGGATTATGACATCTGACGAATCGGTGATGGATCTCATTTCGTGGTCGAGGTCAACCATGCTGGACTGCAAGGTTGCCGTATCGCCGATTCATTTCCCGGTACAAAGAGCCGGCATATGGGCGGATGCAATACGGACGCACAAGCCGAAGATCGTCAATCATTATTCTGCACCTCATCCGGGCAAAAAAGGGTTACCCGTGGGACATGTCAGGATCACGCGGTTCCTCTCGCTCCCGATACTTGTCAATGGGAAGGTCGTTTTGGTTGTAGCGGTTGCCAACAAACTGTCAGATTACGATGAAGCCGATGTCACCCGATTGACACTCATGATGCAGGGTGTGTGGGGCAATCTCCAAAAAAGGAGATCAGATGAAGCACTCAAGATGAGCGAGGAGAAGTTTCGTGACATATTCAACAATACCTCTGATGCGATGCATCTTCATCTGATCGGGGACGCCGGGTCACCCGGCAGATTCACCGATATCAACGATGTTGCCTGCCGGATGATTGGATATACCCGGGAAGAGATGCTTGCAAAAACCCCGCTCGAAATCGCAGTTGACTATTACAACCCTTCCCTGGAAAAAAATATTGAAGAACAACGAACCATTGAAAGTGCAAGATTTGAAACGGAGTATCGGACAAAGGATGGAATGCTCATCCCTGTCGAAGTCAACACCCATGTTGTCACCATTCTGGGAAAAAAATTGATGCTCGGGACTGCCCGGGATATCTCTGAGCGGAAACGGGTTGAAGAGGCCCTGCAACTGGTCAATAAGAAGCTGAACCTGCTCTCAAGCATCACCCGTCATGATATCAACAACCAGATCTTCGCCTTGAAGGCATTCCTTGAACTCTCAAAAGAATCTCTTGATGATTTCACCATGACTTCGGAGTGTCTCTGCAAGGCGGAGCGAGCTGCAAATGCCATTGAACGTCAGATAGCCTTCACGAAGGAGTATCAGGATCTGGGGGTACATGCACCGGTCTGGCAGAGTGTGGATGCAAGTATTACTAAAGCGCTGACTGTGTTGCCCATGCGGGACGTCCGGATTGCTTCGGAGGTCAACGATCTCGAAGTGTTTGCTGATCCGCTTTTTGAGAAGGTGTTTTATAATCTGATCGATAATGCCCTGAAATACGGCGGGCAGAGGATGACTGTGATTCGGGTCTCCTCACAAAAATCCAAAAGAGGACTGGTTATTTCTGTTGAGAATGATGGGGTAGGTATTTCAGCAGAGGATAAAAAACGCCTCTTCGAGCGGGGCTTCGGGCACAATACCGGCCTGGGTCTCTTCCTCTCCCGCGAGATCCTTGCAATTACTGGCATCACGATTACTGAAGCCGGTGAATCCGGTCAGTGTGCGAGGTTTGAGATGATCGTGCCGAAAGGAGGGTATCGATTTGTGTCCGAGGCATAA
- a CDS encoding glutamate synthase-related protein, whose translation MVLRYGSEAKIDLLTIDGAPGGTGMSPWPMMKEWGIPTFHWCRYIYASDTNRYPPFGTIISNLAH comes from the coding sequence ATGGTCCTCCGGTATGGTTCTGAGGCGAAGATCGACCTGCTCACCATCGACGGAGCGCCCGGCGGAACCGGCATGAGCCCCTGGCCGATGATGAAGGAATGGGGAATACCAACCTTCCACTGGTGTCGGTATATTTATGCCTCGGACACAAATCGATACCCTCCTTTCGGCACGATCATCTCAAACCTCGCACACTGA